A window of Microbacterium sp. Root61 genomic DNA:
CTGCGGCATCCGCCCGCCGTTCCACGCCGGAGCCTGTCGAGCCGGAAGCCGTCGATCCGCAGCTGCGTGTGACGCTCGCCTCGCTGCCGCGGTCTCCGGATGTCGCGCTGGAGCGCGACACGCTGATGGGCTTCCTGCAGTTCGGGCACCGGCTCGACCCCGAGCTCGTCGAGCGTGCCATCGCGCTGCCGTTCCGGCATCCGGCCCTCGAGGCCGTGCGCCAATCGATGCTCGGGGCGGACATGTCGCGCGCCGGATGGGCGGCCGACGCCGTGACCTCCGTGCGCGAGCCGTACCGAGGTCTCGCGGCCGAACTGCTGACGGGGGCATTCCCCGCGCGTGACGACGCTCATGCGATCGCGTCCACGACCGACTTGGCGCGGGGCATCGTGATGCGCGAGATCAACCGCGAGAAGGTCGAGCTGCGCGGCACCATCCAGCGCGTCGCCCCCGATTCGGATGAGGGACGCGCGATCAGCGTCCGGCTGCGCGACCTGGAGAACGCCCGGCGCGTTCTGCTGGCCGAGCAGTAGCAACGGGGTGGCATTCGGTCGTCCGGCAGGGCAGGATGAGGACATGCCCCGCCGACGAGAATCCGACGTCGCGATCCGCGCTGTCGACCTGTCCGTGGCGCGCTCGTCCAATCGATCCGGCGGAACCGCCCGGGTAGTGGACGGCGTCTCGTTCGAACTGCCGCACGGCGCCACTATCGCCGTCATGGGACCGACCGGCGCGGGCAAATCGAGCCTCGCCGCGGTCCTCGCCGGTGCGGATGAGCCCGGCCTGGCCGTCGTCGGCGGCGCCGCGCACGTCGAAGGCATCCCGGTACGACGCCCCGGCCGCGCGCACCGCACGCTCACCTACGTCACCGGCTACCTCGCTCAGGCTGCGGGCGCACACCTGCCCGCGCGCCTCACCGTGGCGGAGGTCATCGCCGAGCCGATCACGAGCCGCGACCGCCGCGTCAACGCCCGTGCGCTGGCGGTACGTGTCGCCACCCTTCTGGACGAGCTGCAGCTCCCGCTCGGGGCCTCGGCGAAGTACCCGTACGAGCTCAGCGCGGGCATGCGGCAACGTGTCGCGCTCGCCCGCGCGCTCGTGCTGCACCCGCGGGTGCTGATCGCCGACGAGCCGTTCTCGACGCTCGACGTCGAGGTGCGCCGCGCGGCCAAGGAGGCGCTCATCCGCCGCCGTGACGCGTACGGCATGGCGACTTTCGTCGTGACGAACGAGAAGGATGTCGCGACCGACCTGGGAGCGTCGGTGCTGGTGCTGCGTGCCGGCCACGCGATCGCCTACGGCTCGCGGCCCGGAGACCTGCTGTGGACCCCCAGTGCGGAGGCGGATCACCGATTGGTGGCCTCCTGAGGTCACGAGCACCCTCCGACATTTGCTACGATGGTGTGGTTGCCCGCTCACGGCGGGCATTTTCCTCGGTAGCTCAATTGGCAGAGCAATCGGCTGTTAACCGATAGGTTCTTGGTTCGAGTCCAAGCCGGGGAGCGAACGGCCTGGGACTCCACTCCCGGGCCGTTTTTCGTGCCCTGTGTGAGTCCGGTCGTGATGCCTTCCGACCGCGAGACTGCAGCGGGACGTCGAGACATTGGGTATTGCCCGCAGTCTCGACGCCTGCGTGCAGTCTCGACGCCCGCGTGCAGTCTCGACGGGTTCTCCCGCATACGCAAAACCGCGCCCGGCCCCATCGGGGGCGCGGACGCGGTGTAAGAAGCGGGGGAGTGTTACGCGTCGATGTCGTCGACGCCCGGCATCCAGGCCTGGCCGGGGCGACCCCAGCCGCGCTTGCGGGCGATCTTCTGCACGATCTTCCAGTCGCCGTCGTCCAGGCGATCGATGTACAGCACTCCGTCGAGGTGATCGAACTCGTGCTGCATGATCCGGGCGCGCCAGCCGTCGACCTCGACGCGCACCGGCGCACCGTCGAGATCGATACCGGTCACGAGCGCGCGCTCGGAACGGCGCAGCGGGAACCGCTCGCCCGGGAACGAGAGGCAGCCTTCGGACTCCTCGTCGGGGTCGGGCTCGCCGGGTTCGATCGGGTGCATCCACAGCTCGGGGTTGATGATCACGCCGCGCCAGGGTTGGCCGTCGTCATCGCTGTAGTTGTACGTGTAGATCCGGAGGCCCACTCCGACCTGCGGTGCCGCCAGACCCACGCCGGGTGCGGCATCCATCGTCTCGAACATGTCATTGACGAGTTGTCGCACGTCGTCGGTGATCTCTTCAACGGGGGATGCGGGAGCATGCAGCACGGGATCTCCCATGATGCGAATCGGTAGAACGGCCACGCCTTGAGCCTACCGAGGCATCAGGGCGGTTAGTGTCGAGTGGTGTACTGGCTGGGAGTCTCGATCGACGACGTCACCGACGAACTCGTCGGAGTCTTCCGCGACCCGGCGATCCTGATCGGAATCCCGTTGGCGCTGCTCGGCGCCGTCTTCATGTCGCTGGGCGCCCAGTATCAGCATCGCGGCGTCACCAAGGTCGAGCGCATGTCCGGTCATGCCGGTACCTCTGGGCTCACCGGCGGCCAGCTGCTGGCCCTCCTGCGCCGGCCGTCGTGGGTTCTCGGCACCGTCATGCTGGGTCTCGCCATCGTCTGCCAGCTCGGTGCCCTGTCGGTCGCCCCGCTGATCCTGGTGCAGCCCCTGGGCGCGATCGCGCTCGTCATCACCACGCTCCTGAACGCGCGGGTCTCCGGACACAAGCCGACGCGGCAGTCGATCCAGGCGATCGCAGCCTGCGTGGGCGGCATCTTCATCTTCGTCACGATCGCCGCGTTCTTCGCCACCGAGCACGCCATCACCGATCAGCAGCTCTACATCATCCTCGGCATCATGGTCGCGGTCATCATCGTGTTCAGCGTGCTGTGGATCTGGCTGCGCCACCGTATGCAGGCGCTGTTCTACATCATGGCCGCTGGCGTCATCTACGGATTCGTCGCGACGCTGGCCAAGGTCGTCATCGTGCGGATCCGAGCGCAGGACTTCGACTGGCTCACCCTCGTCTGCCTGATCGCGCTGCTGGCCGCCGTCGCGGTGGGTGCGTACTTCGTGCAGACGGCCTACTCCGTCGGCCCCCCTGACCTCGTCATCGCGGGACTCACCGTGGTCGACCCGATGGTGGCCGTACTGATCGGCCTCCTCGTGCTCGGCGAGGCCTCGACCGCGCCGTGGTGGGCGTTGGTCGGGTTCGGCGTCGCGGGCGCCATCGCGGTGTGGGGCGTGGTGCAGCTCGCCCGTTTCCATCCCGAAGTCGTCAGCAACAACAGCCGTGAGATCCCGATCGAACGTGGCAGCAACGGCGCAGCGGATGCGGCGCCCAAGACCGGTTCCATCCGCATCACCGAGGCCGTGTCCAAGGTCTGGCCGGCGCCGCCGATCGACGAAGAGCCCCGGCCCCGCCGCAGCAAGGACTCCTGAGCCTTCAGTCCTTCACACGGATGACGAGGGGTCCGTCACCGTCCAGGTCGTCCTTGCCGCCCGCCAGAGGCGCGGGAGCCGGCAGTACCGTTTCGCGCTCCCATCCGGCGTTCGCGTCCTCGGCCGTCGGCCTCCACACGGCGTCGATGCCGCCGGCCAAGCCGCCGAGACTGCCGCCGCCGGTGAGCTGACGACGGAGATTGCTGCGCTTCAGTCGCGGCGCGAGAGCGATGACGACGAGGGTCGCACCGACGAGCCCGCCGACCACCAACCACGCGATCAGG
This region includes:
- a CDS encoding ATP-binding cassette domain-containing protein, with translation MPRRRESDVAIRAVDLSVARSSNRSGGTARVVDGVSFELPHGATIAVMGPTGAGKSSLAAVLAGADEPGLAVVGGAAHVEGIPVRRPGRAHRTLTYVTGYLAQAAGAHLPARLTVAEVIAEPITSRDRRVNARALAVRVATLLDELQLPLGASAKYPYELSAGMRQRVALARALVLHPRVLIADEPFSTLDVEVRRAAKEALIRRRDAYGMATFVVTNEKDVATDLGASVLVLRAGHAIAYGSRPGDLLWTPSAEADHRLVAS
- a CDS encoding DMT family transporter codes for the protein MYWLGVSIDDVTDELVGVFRDPAILIGIPLALLGAVFMSLGAQYQHRGVTKVERMSGHAGTSGLTGGQLLALLRRPSWVLGTVMLGLAIVCQLGALSVAPLILVQPLGAIALVITTLLNARVSGHKPTRQSIQAIAACVGGIFIFVTIAAFFATEHAITDQQLYIILGIMVAVIIVFSVLWIWLRHRMQALFYIMAAGVIYGFVATLAKVVIVRIRAQDFDWLTLVCLIALLAAVAVGAYFVQTAYSVGPPDLVIAGLTVVDPMVAVLIGLLVLGEASTAPWWALVGFGVAGAIAVWGVVQLARFHPEVVSNNSREIPIERGSNGAADAAPKTGSIRITEAVSKVWPAPPIDEEPRPRRSKDS
- the def gene encoding peptide deformylase is translated as MAVLPIRIMGDPVLHAPASPVEEITDDVRQLVNDMFETMDAAPGVGLAAPQVGVGLRIYTYNYSDDDGQPWRGVIINPELWMHPIEPGEPDPDEESEGCLSFPGERFPLRRSERALVTGIDLDGAPVRVEVDGWRARIMQHEFDHLDGVLYIDRLDDGDWKIVQKIARKRGWGRPGQAWMPGVDDIDA